A region of Geobacillus sp. 46C-IIa DNA encodes the following proteins:
- a CDS encoding exodeoxyribonuclease VII small subunit produces the protein MSEEKEMTFEEAMKQLEAIVEKLEEGNVPLEDAIAFFQEGMRLSKLCHDKLQQVEKQLEYMLREDGELVPFSPEEA, from the coding sequence ATGAGTGAAGAAAAAGAAATGACGTTTGAAGAGGCAATGAAACAGTTGGAAGCGATCGTCGAAAAGCTGGAAGAAGGAAACGTACCGCTTGAAGATGCAATCGCCTTTTTCCAAGAAGGGATGAGGCTGTCAAAGCTTTGCCATGATAAACTGCAGCAGGTGGAAAAACAGCTCGAGTATATGTTGCGCGAAGACGGCGAGCTTGTCCCTTTTTCGCCAGAGGAGGCATGA
- the xseA gene encoding exodeoxyribonuclease VII large subunit — protein MEIKYVTVGALTKYIKRKFDVDPHLRDLWIKGEISNFKQHSRGHMYFTLKDSQARIQAVMFAGYNQHLPFRPEDGMNVLVRGEISVYEPNGNYQLYVKEMQPEGIGRLYLAYEQLKQRLEAEGLFSSAHKKPLPAFPRCVGVVTSPNGAAVRDIMTTIRRRYPLAKVILFPALVQGEGAAPSIVRAIERANAFTEVDVLIVGRGGGSIEELWAFNEEIVARAIFASRVPVISAVGHETDFTIADFVADLRAPTPTAAAELAVPHIGELAARLAERKWRLIRAMKERLAAGQERLARLQASYAFRYPKRLYEQKEQQLDALLERLARQRERLVDQKRQRLRELHLRLWRHHPETKLERMKERQKAAAGALEKAMRTALERHAFRFRSHIARLEALSPLRIMERGYSLVYNERRELVKRIGQLQVGERLSIRVQDGQVDCQVTGVEEKTT, from the coding sequence GTGGAAATAAAATATGTGACCGTCGGGGCGCTGACCAAATACATTAAGCGCAAATTTGACGTCGACCCACATTTGCGCGATTTATGGATAAAGGGCGAGATTTCAAACTTCAAGCAGCATTCGCGCGGCCATATGTATTTTACGTTAAAAGACAGCCAGGCGCGCATTCAAGCTGTCATGTTCGCCGGCTACAACCAGCATTTGCCGTTCCGCCCCGAAGACGGAATGAATGTGCTCGTGCGCGGGGAAATTTCCGTCTATGAACCGAATGGCAACTATCAACTTTATGTGAAAGAAATGCAGCCAGAAGGCATCGGCCGCCTATATTTGGCGTACGAACAGCTGAAGCAGCGGCTTGAAGCGGAAGGGCTGTTTTCGTCGGCTCATAAAAAGCCGCTGCCGGCGTTTCCGCGCTGCGTCGGCGTCGTCACGTCGCCGAACGGGGCGGCGGTGCGCGATATTATGACGACGATTCGCCGCCGCTACCCGCTCGCCAAAGTCATTTTATTCCCGGCGCTCGTGCAAGGGGAAGGGGCAGCGCCGTCGATCGTGCGCGCCATTGAGCGGGCGAACGCTTTTACGGAAGTTGATGTGCTCATTGTCGGCCGCGGCGGCGGTTCGATTGAAGAATTGTGGGCGTTTAACGAAGAAATTGTCGCCCGTGCGATTTTTGCCTCCCGCGTGCCGGTCATTTCCGCCGTCGGCCATGAGACCGATTTTACGATCGCCGATTTTGTCGCGGATTTGCGGGCGCCGACGCCGACCGCGGCGGCCGAGCTGGCGGTGCCGCACATCGGGGAGCTGGCTGCGCGGCTTGCCGAGCGGAAATGGCGGCTCATCCGCGCCATGAAGGAGCGTCTTGCCGCCGGCCAAGAGCGGCTCGCCCGGCTGCAGGCGTCGTACGCATTCCGCTATCCGAAGCGGCTGTATGAACAAAAAGAACAGCAGCTCGACGCGCTGCTTGAGCGGCTCGCCCGCCAGCGCGAACGGCTGGTGGATCAAAAGCGCCAGCGGCTGCGCGAGCTGCATCTGAGACTATGGCGCCATCACCCGGAGACGAAGCTCGAGCGGATGAAAGAGCGGCAAAAAGCGGCTGCCGGCGCGCTTGAAAAAGCGATGCGCACCGCCTTAGAGCGCCATGCGTTCCGCTTTCGTTCCCATATCGCGCGGCTTGAGGCGCTCAGTCCGCTCCGCATCATGGAGCGCGGCTACAGTTTGGTGTACAATGAGCGGCGTGAGCTTGTCAAACGAATCGGCCAGCTCCAGGTCGGCGAGCGCTTGTCCATCCGGGTTCAAGACGGACAAGTCGATTGTCAAGTGACGGGAGTGGAGGAAAAAACGACATGA
- a CDS encoding polyprenyl synthetase family protein — translation MAQLEIERFLNEQKRAVEAALSRYVAQLDGPETLKKAMAYSLEAGGKRIRPLLLLATIQSLGQPPGLGLPVACAIEMIHTYSLIHDDLPSMDNDDLRRGKPTNHKVFGEAIAILAGDGLLTYAFQLIAEIDDERVPLAVRLQLIAELAKAAGPEGMVAGQAADMEGEGKPLALAELEYIHRHKTGKMLQYSVRAGALLGGAGARQMRELDEFAAHLGLAFQIRDDILDVEGTEEKIGKRVGSDREHHKATYPALLSLAGAKEKLSFHIDAAKRHLQQADVDDAVLAYICELVAARDH, via the coding sequence GTGGCGCAGCTTGAGATTGAACGGTTTTTAAACGAGCAAAAACGGGCTGTCGAGGCGGCGTTGTCCCGCTACGTGGCGCAACTTGACGGTCCGGAGACGCTGAAAAAAGCGATGGCCTACTCGCTTGAAGCCGGCGGCAAGCGCATCCGCCCGCTGTTGTTGCTGGCAACGATTCAGTCGCTCGGCCAACCCCCGGGGCTTGGCCTGCCGGTGGCTTGCGCGATTGAAATGATCCATACGTATTCGCTTATCCATGATGATTTACCGAGCATGGACAATGATGATTTGCGGCGCGGCAAGCCGACAAACCATAAAGTGTTCGGCGAGGCGATCGCCATTTTAGCCGGGGATGGGTTGTTGACGTACGCGTTTCAATTGATCGCCGAGATCGATGATGAACGCGTGCCCCTTGCTGTTCGCCTGCAGTTGATTGCAGAGCTGGCGAAAGCGGCCGGCCCAGAAGGCATGGTGGCCGGACAAGCGGCCGATATGGAAGGGGAAGGAAAACCATTGGCGCTCGCCGAACTGGAATACATCCACCGCCACAAAACCGGGAAAATGCTGCAATATAGCGTGCGTGCCGGCGCGCTGCTTGGCGGCGCCGGCGCCCGGCAAATGCGCGAGCTCGACGAATTTGCCGCCCATTTAGGACTCGCCTTTCAAATTCGTGATGATATTCTCGATGTGGAAGGGACGGAAGAAAAAATCGGCAAGCGGGTCGGCAGCGACCGCGAACATCATAAGGCTACCTACCCGGCGCTGTTGTCGCTTGCCGGCGCAAAGGAAAAACTGTCGTTCCATATCGATGCGGCGAAGCGCCATTTGCAGCAAGCCGATGTCGACGACGCTGTGCTCGCCTATATTTGCGAACTTGTCGCTGCCCGCGATCATTAA